In Brachyhypopomus gauderio isolate BG-103 chromosome 11, BGAUD_0.2, whole genome shotgun sequence, a single genomic region encodes these proteins:
- the aga gene encoding N(4)-(beta-N-acetylglucosaminyl)-L-asparaginase: protein MGPTLFFFIYLLPINQASLPLVINTWHFENATIAAWSALVRAGGSPLHAAQAGCARCELEQCDGSVGYGGSPDEGGETTLDAMIMDGDTMDVGAVGNLHRVKNAVGVARAVMEHTHHTLLVGQSASVFAQDMGFKSEDLTTNTSLNLHLQWLKDNCQPNFRKNVFPDPSKSCGPYTSETKPAWRTQQTPRMTDVHSHDTIGMIVIGQNGQVVAATSTNGATHKVPGRVGDSPIAGAGAYADSTAGGAAATGQGDIMMRFLPSFLAVELMRSSVDPTTACRTAISRIKKYHGDFFGAIICANTIGEYGAACSKHPGFSVFPFMVFNSKTNRPVMEQVDCF from the exons ATGGGTCCAACTTTGTTCTTTTTCATCTATTTACTTCCGATAAATCAAGCTTCATTGCCACTAGTTATAAACACTTGGCATTTCGAGAATGCAACTATTGCAG CGTGGAGCGCGCTGGTGCGCGCGGGCGGCTCCCCCCTGCACGCGGCCCAGGCGGGGTGCGCGCGCTGCGAGCTCGAGCAGTGTGACGGCAGCGTGGGCTACGGGGGCAGCCCCGACGAGGGCGGCGAGACCACGCTGGACGCTATGATCATGGACGG TGACACGATGGATGTGGGCGCCGTGGGCAACCTGCACAGGGTGAAGAACGCGGTGGGCGTGGCTCGAGCCGTCATGGAGCACACCCACCACACGTTGCTGGTAGGCCAGTCAG CGTCTGTGTTTGCTCAGGACATGGGCTTCAAATCTGAAGACCTGACCACCAACACGTCACTCAACCTTCATCTCCAGTGGCTGAAGGATAACTGTCAGCCCAACTTCAgaaag AATGTTTTTCCAGACCCTTCCAAGTCATGTGGGCCGTACACGTCTGAAACTAAGCCGGCGTGGAGAACCCAGCAGACACCCAGAATGACTGATGTCCACTCCCATGACACCATTG GAATGATTGTGATTGGACAGAATGGTCAGGTGGTTGCTGCAACTTCGACCAATGGAGCAACCCATAAAGTACCTGG ACGCGTGGGGGACTCTCCCATTGCAGGAGCAGGTGCATATGCAGACAgcacagcagggggcgctgcagCGACAGGCCAAGGAGACATCATGATGCGTTTCCTTCCCAG TTTTTTGGCTGTGGAGTTGATGAGGTCGAGTGTAGACCCCACGACTGCCTGCAGGACCGCCATCTCCAGGATCAAAAAGTACCATGGAGATTTCTTTGGGGCTATTATCTGTGCCAACACAATCGGGGAATATG GTGCGGCTTGCAGTAAACACCCTGGGTTCAGTGTGTTCCCCTTTATGGTGTTCAACTCGAAGACCAACCGCCCTGTCATGGAGCAGGTGGATTGCTTTTAG